The sequence ATCCCCATCGACCGGGCCCGTAAAGTGCTCCGGGAGCTGAGGGATTACGGCTACCTGCGCCCGGCCTGGACCGGCCTGGTGGTCGAGGACCTCGATCGCCAGTTGGCCGAGTACTACGGCATGGAGTCCCGGGAAGGTGTGCTGGTGGTCAAGATCTACCGCGACTCGCCGGCCACCGAGGCCCACTTTCGCCTGGGCGATGTGATCATCGCCGTCGGCTCGCGGAAAGTCACCAACATCGCCGACTGGGATACCGCCATCGCCCAGGTGGAGTACGGCCGGCGGGTCAACGTCCGCCTGGTGCGCAAGGGGGAGGAGGTCGTCCATCCCTTGCGGGTGGTGGCCTTCCCCGCGGAGCGTGCCGAAGATTTCGCCTGGAGCGTGCTGGGATTCACGGTCACCGACCGCCGCGGGCTGGTGGTCATCGACAAGGTCCGCGCCCATTCCAAGGCGGCGGAGATCGGCCTGGTCTCGGGGCTCGCCGTTCGCAGCCTCGCCGGCCACAAGGTCCGCAGCGCCAAAGAGTTCTACGAGTTCGTGCCGCAGATTCTCTACCGCCGGTCCGCCGACCTGGTGATTGCCGCGCGGCGGGGGCTCTACCGCATTCCGCTACCCATTCGCTGAACACCCAGGAAGACGAGAGACGAAAACGATGAGCGAGACGAAATCCCGCCACCCCGACCCCGAAGAGCTGGCCGAAAACGCTCCGGACGAGGTACGCATCCACGACCACCGCCGCTTCACCCCGGAAGGCGAGCTGCGCACCCAAGCCGACGAAAACGACGCCTCTGCCACCGGGGAGAGCGCCGCGAGCGAGGATCTCGCCGACACCGTGGAGACGAGGGATGACGCCCTGGCGGCCCTCGAGGAACGAGCCGCCCGGGCGGAGGAGAAGCTCCGTCGCTACGCGGCCGCCTATGACCAGGCCCGGGAAGACGCCGAGGCCTTGCGCCGTCGCCTCGAGCGTGATTTCGAGCAGCGCGTCCGCGAAACCCTCTCCCGCACCTTCCTCGGCATCCTCGGCGCCCTCGACAACCTCGAGCGCACCTTCGAACACGCCGAGGCCGGCCCCCTCCTCGACGGGGTCAAGCTGGTCCACAAGCAGATCCTCGACCTGCTCGAAACCGAAGGCGTC is a genomic window of Acidobacteriota bacterium containing:
- a CDS encoding nucleotide exchange factor GrpE, producing MSETKSRHPDPEELAENAPDEVRIHDHRRFTPEGELRTQADENDASATGESAASEDLADTVETRDDALAALEERAARAEEKLRRYAAAYDQAREDAEALRRRLERDFEQRVRETLSRTFLGILGALDNLERTFEHAEAGPLLDGVKLVHKQILDLLETEGVERLEVVGRPFDPEEAEAVMATPAEEGQEKGHVIEELRPGYRFEGKILRPAQVRVAS